Genomic segment of Microbacterium sp. BH-3-3-3:
CACGGTTTCGTGTTCCTCGCCTACGGCGCGACCGCGGTGCTCGTCGCCCTGAACCAGCGTTGGGGCCTCGGGCCCGCAGCGGTCGCGGTCGTGAGCGCCGTCATCCCCTACGCGACGATCCCCACCGAGATCTGGCTGCAGCGCAGCGGCCGCCTGCGCGGAGCCTGGCGTCGCGACGCGGGCGACGACCCGCGGGATCGCCGGCCGATCGACCGGCTGCTGCGCTTCTTCCTGCGTCGACCCTGGGTGCTGGCGGCGGTGCTGATCGCCGTGGTCGCCGTGGTGTTCGTGGTGCTGCTGGTCGTGGGCCCCCCGGGCGGTAAGGGCTGACACTCGTCGCGTGCGCGGGGTCGTGCGACGCTCGGTCGCCCGTCGACGACTCCTCCTGCGGCTCCCGCACTCAGCGGACGAACGTGCGGGCGCTCGCCGAGGCGACCGTGCAGGTCGTGGTGAAGGTCTCGACCGTTCCCGACAACGTGACCCGGGCGTTGCCGACCCCCGCGGGAACGACCACCCCGTCCGACGCGAGCGGGCTGCCGACCGCGGTCGCGAAGTGGTGCACGGTGTCACCCGCGCGTCCCGAGACCGTCAGGTCGAGCTCCATCCCCAGGATCGGACCGGTACGCGAGGCCACCCTCCACTCCACGGCGACGAGCCCCGCGCCGCGCCCGCTCGTCGTGAGGGTCAGCGATCCGCATTCCTCGCCGCCCACGGCCTCGGTCGGCAGTGGCCGGTCTTCGGGGGTGTCCTGCACGCCGCAGAGGTCGAGGTCGTGCATCTCGGCGTAATCGCGGCCGTTCGGCGTCACCCGCGAGCAGTCCGCCAGCAGGGCGACCGTGTCGCTCGCGCTCAGCGGGTCGAAGCGCGCCACGGCAGAGGCCGGGGAGGGGGAGCCGGTCGCCAGCGCGGCGCTCAGGACGCTCACGGCGACCGCGTACGCGAGGCGATGACGCATGACGGCTCCTTCCCGGGCCTGAGGCCCTCCGCCGTTCGCGGCGGCGGCGCACTCACGGTTTCGTGGACACCGTCACTGTGAACTTGCGATCGCGGGCGACCTGACGCGTGGGGCCCACCAGTCGGGTCAACGCCGGTCGGTACTGCAGGGCCGAGTTCCACACCGTCCACAGCTCGCCGCCGGAGCGCAGCACCCGGGCCGCGTCCGAGAACATGCGGGGGGCGATTCCCTCGTGGATGGCGGCGCCCACGTGGAACGGCGGGTTCAGCGCGATGAACGAGGCGGAGGCCTCAGGCTGCGAGCGCAGAAGGTCGTCGCGCACGACCTCGATGCGGTCGGCGACGCCGTTCGCGTCGGCCGTCGCCCGCGCCGAGGCGACGGCGATCGCCGACTGGTCGCTCGCGATCACGCGAAGGGAGGGATGCCGGACGGCGAGGGCTGCGGCGACCGCGCCGGTGCCGCAGGCCAGGTCGATGGCGTCGTCGCCGCTCGGCGCCGGCAGGTGCGCCAGCAGCAGGCGGGTGCCGATGTCGATCGAGGCGCCGGCGAAGGCACCGCCGAACGCGCGGATCTCGAGACCGTCGACCGTGGCGCGCTCTGGCTGGGGCTCGGCGCCGTCGTGGGGGCCGCGGGCGAGGAGCACACGGGACTTCTGTCGGGCGTGAGAGACGTCGACCCGGTCGAAGTACTCGCGCAGCACCTCGTTCATGGTGACCGTCATGTGCTTGAGGCGGCCGCCCGCGAACACGACGACGTCGGGGTGCGCGTGCAGCGCGATCAGCCCGGCGATGTCACGGAGCTCGCGCAGCGAGCGGGGGAGGCGCAGCAGCACGACGCGCGCGTCGGCGAGCAGGGCGGCATCCCGGTCCCGCGAGACGAACGTGTCGGACAGGCCCGCGGTCTCGGCGTTCGCCGCCAGGGCCTTCTCGCCGATGACGCCGTCCTGGTGCACGCGGATGCCACGGGCACCGGCGTCGGCCGCGGCGAGCGTGAGCGCGCCGTAGTCGTCGCCGATCACCACGAGCTGGTCGTCAGCGGCGGCGGCGCGGGCCTCAGCCGATTCGTCGAGGATCAGTCGATCGGCCGCGTCGGCGGCGTACAGCTCGGGCCCTTCGAGATCGGGCCAGCGGCGGAGGGTTTCGAAGGAGAAGGGCACCGTGCCACGGTACCCGCTGCTCCTGGGCTCAGGCGCGGCGGTTGGCCGCCGCCGCGGCGGAGGCCAGGTCGGCGAGCACGGGCGGCACGTCGTCGGACGGCACCACGGCCTGCACAAGTGTCAGCCCCGTCGCCGAGCGGGCGGTTGCCAGGGCCTCGGTCAGCGCGCCGACGGTGTCGACGCGGACGCCGACACTCGTGCCGGTGGGGTCCATGGCGGCGAGGAGGGCCGTCCAGTCCCACGTGGCGATGTCGTTGTACCGCTCGTGCAGCCCGTGGATCACCCGTTCGACGGTGTACCCGGCGTTGTCGACGACCACGATCACGGCGGGGATGCCCTGGCGCACGAGCGTGCCGAGCTCGCCGACCGTGAGCTGAGCGGCGCCGTCGCCGATGAGCAGCACGGGACGTCGTTCGGGGCGGGCGAGGGCCGCGCCGAGGATCGCGGGAAGGGTGAAGCCGATGGCCGCCCACAGCGGCTGGCCGCCGAAGACCACGCCGTGAGGGAGGCGTTCGCCGGCCATGCCGTAGAACGACGTGCCCTGGTCGGCGAGCACGGTGTCGCCGTCGCGCAGGAAACCGGCGATCTCGCGCCACAGCGCCGTTTGGCTCAGCGTGGCCGCGGGGTCGAGGGGCTCGGGTGCGGCCGGCACCACGTCGACCGCGGGGGCGCGGAAGCGATCGCCCTGTGCGGCGAGGGCGTCGGCGACGGCGTCGAGCGCGTCGCGCATCGCGAGCGGGCGGAAGTCATCGTCTCCGACGCGCGTGTGCTCGCCGCGGATCTCGACCGTGCGTGCCGGATCGATGCGCTGCGAGAAGAACCCGCTGGTGAGGTCGGTGAACTGCACACCCGCCATGACGAGCAGATCGGCGGTCTCGATCCCGTCGCGCACGGCGGGGGCACTGGCTGCGCCGAGGTACGACCCCAGGTAGGCCGGAGCCGACTCGTCGACGACTCGGCGCCCCCACAGCAGCGAGGCGTGCGGCACGCCCTGCGCGAGCACGCGGTGCAGGGACGGTTCGGCCGACAGGCGCGCGACGAGGATGTCGGCGAGAACCGAGACCGAGTCGGCCACCTCGAGGCGGGCGCCCAGCGCATCGCGGAACCGGGTCAGCACGGCGGGGTCGGTGACGACGTCGGGGGCGGGGAGCGCGGCGGCCGGGGGAGAAGCCGGAGCCTCGCTCACATCGGCGGGGATGAGCAGATAGCCCGGCAGTCGCCGATGGCGCACCTCGGCGAGCACACGGTCGATCTGGGTCGTGGCTTCGGTCGCCGACAGCACCTCGTGCGCCGCGGTGACCTCGGCGGTCATGCGGGCGAAGTGGCCGAAGTCGCCGTCGCCGAGCGAGTGGTGGCTCGCGCGTCCCGCCGCCTGGACGGCGGTGGTGGGCGCGCCGACGACGTGGAGAACGGGAACGTGCTCGGCGAAGCTGCCCGCCACCGCGCTGATGGCCGAGAGCTCACCCACGCCGAAGGTCGTGCTGAGGGCACCGAGACCGTGCAGGCGGGCATAGCCGTCGGCGGCGTATCCGGCACCGAGCTCGTTCGCGCATCCCACCCACTCGATCAGCGGATGCCGCTCGACATGGTCGAGGAACGCGAGGGTGAAGTCACCGGGAACGCCGAACAGATGACGGACGCCCGACTCGGCGAGCCGATCGAGCAGGTAGTCGGCCACCGTGTACGTCGACATCGTCGCCCGCGCTCTCTGCCGTGTGCCGTGCCGCCGAGCGGCTTACCGGGTGCCGAAGTGGAAGGGGAGAGCCAACGACGCCGAGACCAGGATGATGCCCAGGGCGAAGAACAGCGCGGGGGCTGCGAGCGAGAACGAGAGGCCGGTGAGCAGCATGCCCCCGACGAACAGGATGAGCGAGACGATGAACATGAGGATCCCTTCGGTCGGTCCAGGCTATCGCGCCGGGTCGGCCGGCGGGACCGCGACGGGACGCGGCGCGGCGGGTCGACGGGGCGTCTCGTCGAGAGCGGCGTGCGCCCAGAGGGTGCTGCCCGCGACGGCGGCGGGCATGACCGCGACGGCACCGAGGGGCACCAAAAAACACAGCTGCGTGGCGACCCCGAAACCGAGGGCGCGAGCGCGATGGGCGCGCAGGATGTCGCGGCGCGCACGGCGATCGAGACCCCGCGCCGACAGGGCGCGCGAGGTGAGCTCGTCGGCGAGCAGCCAGCCGGTCAGCACCACTCCGGTGACGAAGCCCAGGACGCCGCCGACGAAGGGGATGAGCCCGAGCAGCCAGGCCGCAGCTGCGGCGAGGATTCCGCGGGAGATCAATCGGACGCTGTCGCCCACGGCGCGCCAGAATCCGTAATCGGTGTCGGGGACGTGACCCGTGTGACTGCGTTCCGTGGCGCGCCAGATGCGGTCGTAGAACGGCTCGCCGACCAGCAGGGTGACGGCGGTGAACGAGACGACGACGAGCAGCAGGGCCGCGCCGAACGACGCGAGGCCCAGGGCGGTGCGGGCCGCGTCGGCCCAGAACGGCACCCAGTCGTCGGCGAACGGCGTCCAGCCCACGACGAGGCCGGGCAGAGCGAAACCCCACGCGACGAGAGCTGCGGCGAAGACCAGGCCGACCACCGTTCCCGGGATGAGTCCGAGGGCCATCGCGCCGGGCGTGCGGCGCCACTGACCGAGGCCGCGGGCCAGGAGCCCGGCGCCGGAGAGGAATTCGCGCATGCCGACGAGTGTGGCAGAACCCCCCGACATCACAGGCGACCCTTGCGCGTCCCCGCCCCTCGCGGTGCCTCCGGTCCTCACGCGCTTCTCCGGGGCCCGGGCGCCTCGGTGACGATGTCGGAAGCCGCTGCCACGATGTCGGTATGCGCCTTCGCACGACGTCCACGCAGCGCACGTACCGGTACGTGCGCCTGGCGCTGATCGGCGCGACGGTCTTCCTCGCTCTCTCGGTCGGGATCGAGATCGCGGGCGGCGACCCGCTGCCGTCGATCAGCTCGGCGTACTACACGCCCGCCGGACCGGTGTTCGTGGGAGCGCTGAGCGCCATCGCCCTCGCGCTGCTGGCGCTGTCGGGGCGAAGCCTCGAGCAGGCTCTGCTCGACGTCGCCGCGGTCCTCGCCCTCGCGATCGCCTACCTGCCCACGGCGGTCGCGGGGCCCGGCTCGGGCTGCCCCGGGGCGACGGCGTGCGTTCCCGACGCGGTGATGCCGACCGTGGTCAACAACGCCGTGGCCGTGGCATCCGTCGTGCTGCTCGGGGTCATCGCCGCACTGATCCTCGCCCGGGTGCAGGGCACGACGAGTCGCGGGGTGACGCTGACGGCGGCGACGGTCGCGGCGCTGGTGGTCGCCGGTGCGGTCTGGGCGGGGGTGTCGCCGACGTCGTTCTTCGTGATCGTGCACGAGGCGGCCGCCGTGGGGTTCTTCCTCCTCATCGCCGCTGTCGCCGCCCTCGCCGCGTGGCGCCCGCATCCGCGCTCGTCGCGCGGGCGGGGTGTTCGCCTCGCGTACGGCGCGGTCGCCGTGGCCATCGTTCTGACGCTGGCGGCTCTCGTGGGGGCGCTTCTCGCGGGCGTCGACACGGCGGCCGTTCCGGTGATCCTGTGGGGGGAGGCCGTCTCAGTAGCGCTGTTCGCCGTGTTCTGGCTGGTGCAGACGATCGAGCTGTGGAACGAGGTCGATCCGACGTTGCGCTTGTGACCGGGAATACGCCGCGAGCAGCGGCGTTACCTTGATACGTCGACGCTCAAGTATCAAACTTGAGTCCGTTGCACTCACGTATCAGGAGACGGAATTGCCCGAGAATGTCACCCCCGGCGCCGCAGACGACGGCGCCCAGTCGTTCGATGAGTTCCTCGCGCGCTACCTGGCGGGCGAGCAGGCGCGCGCCGAACGCTCGATCGATCTGAGCCGCTTCCTCAGCGCCCGCACCCAGGACGCCCTGCAGGCCGCCGGCCGCTTCGCGCTCGGCCGCGGCCAGCGCGAGCTCGACGCTCTGCACGTGCTGCACGTCCTCGTGGGACGATCCCCCGCGAACGAGGCCGTCGCGCGCCTGGGAGCCGACCCCGCCGCCATCGCCCGCGCGGCCGAGAGCCGTCTGCCGGCGGCCGGTCCTGCCGCCGACGTCGACGGTGCGGTCGTCGCGGGTTCGGTTCAGCGCGCGCTGTTCCACGCCTTCCAGGTCGCCCGCGCGGCCGGATCGACCTACGTCGACCCCGACCACCTCTTCTTCGCCCTCGTCCTCGCTCAAGACGCCCCCGCCGGCCAGATCCTCGCCCAGGCCGGAGTCACCGCCGAAGCCCTGACCCAGGGCGTGCGTGAGACCGTCGTCGGCGGCGACGAGGTCGACGCGCCCGCCGAGTCGGCATCTGTCACCCCGAACCTCGACCGCTTCGGCACCGATCTCACGGCGCGCGCGGCCGCGGGCGCACTCGACCCCGTGATCGGGCGCTCCGACGAGATCGAGCAGACCCTCGAGATCCTCAGCCGTCGCACGAAGAACAACCCCGTGCTCATCGGCGAGGCCGGCGTCGGGAAGACCGCCGTCGTCGAGGGACTCGCGCGGGCGATCGTCGCCGGTGACGTGCCCGAGCAGCTGCGCGACACGCGCGTGGTCTCGATCGACCTCGCCGCCATGCTCGCCGGAGCGCGGTACCGCGGCGACTTCGAAGAGCGCCTCACCCAGACGCTCGACGAGATCGCGGCATCCGACAAGCTCGTGGTCTTCATCGACGAGGTGCACACGCTCGTCGGTGCGGGCGGCAGCGGCGACGGGTCGATGAATGCCGGCAACATCCTCAAGCCCCGCCTGGCCCGCGGCGACGTGCACCTGATCGGCGCCACCACCCTGCGCGAGTACCGCACGATCGAGAAGGACCCCGCACTCGAGCGTCGCCTGCAGCCCGTGCGCGTGGGGGAGCCGTCGATCCCGGATGCCGTGGAGATCCTGCACGGGCTCCGCGCGGCCTACGAGCAGCACCACGCCGTGTCCTACACCGACGACGCCCTCCGGGCCGCCGTCGAGTTGAGCGACCGGTACCTGCCCGACCGCGTGCTGCCCGACAAGGCGATCGACCTCATCGACCAGGCGGGCGCCCGCCTGCGGCTGAAGCTGGGCGTGCGCGTCGACACCACGGATCTGCTCGCCCGACTCGCGACCCTCGAGGCCGACAAGAACGCCGCCGTGTCGGCCGAGCACTACGAAGAAGCCTCCCGTCTGCGAGACGAGATGGCCGATGTGCAGGCGCGGCTCGACGCGGCCACCACCCGGCCGCGATCGGCTGCGGTGGTCGACGAGCCCGAGATCGCCGCGGTGATCAGCCGGTCCACCGGGATTCCGGTCGCTCGCCTGACGGCCACCGAGCGCGGCCGCCTATCGCAATTGGAGGACGAACTGCACGCCCGGGTCATCGGGCAGGACGACGCCGTCGCGGCCGTCGCCAAGGCCGTGCGCCGCAACCGCACGGGCATGGGGGATGAGAGCCGTCCGGTCGGATCGTTCCTGTTCCTCGGCCCCACCGGCGTCGGGAAGACCGAACTGGCGAAGGCGCTGGCGGGCTCGCTCTTCGACGACGACGCCGCCGTGATCCGCTTCGACATGAGCGAGTTCGGCGAACGTCACACGGTGTCGCGGCTGATCGGTGCCCCTCCCGGATACGTCGGCTACGACGAGGCCGGCCAGCTCACCGAGCGCGTGCGTCGCGCTCCCTACTCGGTGGTGC
This window contains:
- a CDS encoding DUF3817 domain-containing protein produces the protein MFRTPLTLFRTLAIAEAISWTLLIAGLILRATADLPIAVSIGGGIHGFVFLAYGATAVLVALNQRWGLGPAAVAVVSAVIPYATIPTEIWLQRSGRLRGAWRRDAGDDPRDRRPIDRLLRFFLRRPWVLAAVLIAVVAVVFVVLLVVGPPGGKG
- a CDS encoding class I SAM-dependent methyltransferase; translated protein: MPFSFETLRRWPDLEGPELYAADAADRLILDESAEARAAAADDQLVVIGDDYGALTLAAADAGARGIRVHQDGVIGEKALAANAETAGLSDTFVSRDRDAALLADARVVLLRLPRSLRELRDIAGLIALHAHPDVVVFAGGRLKHMTVTMNEVLREYFDRVDVSHARQKSRVLLARGPHDGAEPQPERATVDGLEIRAFGGAFAGASIDIGTRLLLAHLPAPSGDDAIDLACGTGAVAAALAVRHPSLRVIASDQSAIAVASARATADANGVADRIEVVRDDLLRSQPEASASFIALNPPFHVGAAIHEGIAPRMFSDAARVLRSGGELWTVWNSALQYRPALTRLVGPTRQVARDRKFTVTVSTKP
- a CDS encoding alpha-keto acid decarboxylase family protein, which translates into the protein MSTYTVADYLLDRLAESGVRHLFGVPGDFTLAFLDHVERHPLIEWVGCANELGAGYAADGYARLHGLGALSTTFGVGELSAISAVAGSFAEHVPVLHVVGAPTTAVQAAGRASHHSLGDGDFGHFARMTAEVTAAHEVLSATEATTQIDRVLAEVRHRRLPGYLLIPADVSEAPASPPAAALPAPDVVTDPAVLTRFRDALGARLEVADSVSVLADILVARLSAEPSLHRVLAQGVPHASLLWGRRVVDESAPAYLGSYLGAASAPAVRDGIETADLLVMAGVQFTDLTSGFFSQRIDPARTVEIRGEHTRVGDDDFRPLAMRDALDAVADALAAQGDRFRAPAVDVVPAAPEPLDPAATLSQTALWREIAGFLRDGDTVLADQGTSFYGMAGERLPHGVVFGGQPLWAAIGFTLPAILGAALARPERRPVLLIGDGAAQLTVGELGTLVRQGIPAVIVVVDNAGYTVERVIHGLHERYNDIATWDWTALLAAMDPTGTSVGVRVDTVGALTEALATARSATGLTLVQAVVPSDDVPPVLADLASAAAAANRRA
- a CDS encoding EI24 domain-containing protein, producing MREFLSGAGLLARGLGQWRRTPGAMALGLIPGTVVGLVFAAALVAWGFALPGLVVGWTPFADDWVPFWADAARTALGLASFGAALLLVVVSFTAVTLLVGEPFYDRIWRATERSHTGHVPDTDYGFWRAVGDSVRLISRGILAAAAAWLLGLIPFVGGVLGFVTGVVLTGWLLADELTSRALSARGLDRRARRDILRAHRARALGFGVATQLCFLVPLGAVAVMPAAVAGSTLWAHAALDETPRRPAAPRPVAVPPADPAR
- a CDS encoding ATP-dependent Clp protease ATP-binding subunit; the encoded protein is MPENVTPGAADDGAQSFDEFLARYLAGEQARAERSIDLSRFLSARTQDALQAAGRFALGRGQRELDALHVLHVLVGRSPANEAVARLGADPAAIARAAESRLPAAGPAADVDGAVVAGSVQRALFHAFQVARAAGSTYVDPDHLFFALVLAQDAPAGQILAQAGVTAEALTQGVRETVVGGDEVDAPAESASVTPNLDRFGTDLTARAAAGALDPVIGRSDEIEQTLEILSRRTKNNPVLIGEAGVGKTAVVEGLARAIVAGDVPEQLRDTRVVSIDLAAMLAGARYRGDFEERLTQTLDEIAASDKLVVFIDEVHTLVGAGGSGDGSMNAGNILKPRLARGDVHLIGATTLREYRTIEKDPALERRLQPVRVGEPSIPDAVEILHGLRAAYEQHHAVSYTDDALRAAVELSDRYLPDRVLPDKAIDLIDQAGARLRLKLGVRVDTTDLLARLATLEADKNAAVSAEHYEEASRLRDEMADVQARLDAATTRPRSAAVVDEPEIAAVISRSTGIPVARLTATERGRLSQLEDELHARVIGQDDAVAAVAKAVRRNRTGMGDESRPVGSFLFLGPTGVGKTELAKALAGSLFDDDAAVIRFDMSEFGERHTVSRLIGAPPGYVGYDEAGQLTERVRRAPYSVVLFDEIEKAHPDVFTLLLQVLDDGRLTDGQGRTVDFRNTVIVMTSNLGAEVLASRSGAIGFTTTGREFADDDLRDRVMGKLREAMRPEFLNRIDDIVLFRKLEKTQLRRIVRLLLDATSRRLSARGVALDVTDAAVDRLAEVGYEPEYGARPLRRVIQREVDDRVADLFVSGDLVDGGAVTVDATPTAFVVGAAAQALAA